The genomic window TTGTTTAGAACAGCATCATCTGTAACTAACTGTGTATAGTGTAAAGCAGTAGCATTGTAATCTTGTTGTTCTAAAAATTTCTTTAGACTTTCTGATACATTTCGGTTACTTCGTAAAAAGGCAGTTGCCTTATCGCTATAATTTTGAATTACTGCATACCTTAAAAGGTGATAGTCGAATTTTTCAAAGTTAAACTTCGCAGGGCTGTTATCGTTTATCCAATTATATGCGGAAGAAAACCATTTGATACGAAGGAGGTTATATGGGTTATCAGTTAAATGGTTCCGCCAAGGCATATGGCTAACATCATCGGAATAACCTGTGTATAGCATATATGCAGCAACGGCTTGGTAGCGTAAATCCGGATATTCTATATCGTAGTAATGTTCTTTGTATCTATCAGTTACAAATTGGAAAAAAGGGTGGTCATAATTACCAATTTTAGCCTTTCTTACAATCTCATTTACCATGTTTATACGTTCGCGTAAGTTTGAATGTTGAAACCCTATTTTCCCTATTTCCTGACGTGCAATTTCTGCGAAAGCGTTCATTTGCGATTCATTGTAGTCCACTATCCTTGATCGCTTTTCATTGGTTATTGGATCATATACCCTTAAGTCACCATACTTTTCTTTTCCCTTACCTCCGTCATCCCGCATCTCACGGTACCTTTTTGTGAAAACTTCATGTTGCGTTCTTAGCCTTTCTATTTTTGCCCCTTTCTGGTCTTGCTTATATTCATTTGGATATGTGGCAAGTTGCAAATGGTCTAAATCCTGTCTGGTTTTTTTATAGGCATAAAAGTTTTTGAACATATAGTTTAAACCTTCATCCGTGCTTTTAAATTCAATTTTAAACTTATTCTTTAAGTTCTTATTGATAGCTATGTCCATTTTCCTATGCAAAGCCCTAAGCAAATCTTGATGATAGTTATGATTGATAAAGTCATAAGAGACCTTAAAAGTCCAAATATCTGCTTCCGAGCCACAATAACAGGGAAGTTCAAAATTAGGGTTGTTGATTTTTTCAGGGTCAATCATCCCTTCCTCACATTTTACGCAAGACCTACTCTTACCATCAAGGGTTGTTGCTTGTTCGTAAAACTGTGCGCTTAGGGAATAGGTGCAAAGGGTAATTACTAGGATAACCAGTCTATATAGTATCTTCATCTTGACTAAGTTTTATATTTTGGTAATTGTTTGTGTAAATACTTCACCATTTATAGTAAAGCGTATAATGTGGTTGCCTTTAAGCAATTTTGAACTATTAAAAGTAGCCGTGTTGAGACCTTTTTGTTTTTCTACTTCTTTGGCATCCCCAATAACTTTATTCCCCATAAGGTCAAAGATTTCTATCCTTACCTTAGAGCTAGTGTCTAGGTTATATGAAACTGAAAAGCTATTGGTAAAAGGGTTGGGGTGTACCTTAGCAAAATTATTAGCAGTGTTTAAAGCATTTTTGGCTCCAAGTCCAAAGGATATGTCCGGTAGAATGGATGTAAATAACATCAGACGAACCCCTTTTTCAGCATTACGGCTATCGTAAGTTCTCATACTTTCTATAACGTACCTTGTCGTCCCCCATGGACTGGTTTTAGGTATGTTCATTATCCTAAAATCTGTCATCCCGTAAAAATTATTTTTTACAAAGGGGTTCCATTCATCAGCATCTCTAAAACTTATACTAACCGGTCCAGCATCTTGGTTTATAGAGATAATATTCCCATTTAACTTGCCACGGGTTTTATGATTTTTGAGACTAAGGTATCCTGTAGATATTTCGACATTATACGAACCATCCGGATTTTGGATCATATCGGATTCAATACGTATGGTTATCCTACTTCTCCTTAGTTCATATTTATTGTCGTAAGTCCGTTCCATGACCTCACCTGTCATCCTTTTATTTAGAAACTCAACGGATGTTATATCCCGGTTAAAAAGCCGATCTTCGTATGCTATTATATCATCATAAGTATTCCTATCTGTCAACTTAGTATCAATGGTAGAAGGGTTTCGCTTTTTCAAAAAGTCATAAACTTCCTGGGCATGGGCGACCCCTGATTTTTTAATCATATCTAAACCTAATGCCTTGTCAGGGGTGAACCCGTAGCCAAAATATTGCATGATACCTAACCAATAGTTAGCCATTGGTAAACCACTTTGTAGAAAGTATTTTTTAGCTGTAGGGTATCCTGTAATTTCTCTTTGACCAAGATTTTTCAGGGCAATGTAACCCAGTCCATACTGGGCAATTGAGTTATTTGGATATTTCTGGAAGATCTCTTGTGCCTTTATACCACCATCTTGGAAAGGAAATTTATTAAGGTAGGTATTTGTCATATAAGAAATAGCAAGCCTTATATCCGCTTTTTCGTAGCCTAAAGCAGCTGCTTTCTTTAAATAACGGTACCCCCTTTCCCTTCTCTCTCCACTTAAACCATTCAAATGACTAGTATTAAGGATCAGCAAGGATTGCGCATAAAGGGTCACAGCATTGTTTAAAGAACACGAGGATAATTCATCTACAAGGATATCATATTGTTTTCTATCAATTAAACTAATACTAGAACCAAGGTTGCAAATAGCTTCGGCATTTGCAAGGCACCTGCTCTTTGCATTTTGAGCAGTGAGAAATTGAAGGTTGAACGCTATTATAAATAGTACGCCCAAAAATTTTGTTGTTTTCATTATATAAAATTTATTTTAGATTTCATTAAAATTTTGCGTAGAGCGATCCGTTGGGCTAAAAACCTGGTTTTGCCTTAGATCATTTTTCCGATAAAAGTAAAGAAGGGTACTATAGTTTCATTGGCAAGTGATTTGTGTGATTAGACATAGGTTTATTCATTATCAAAGCAGAAATATCCGCTTTTGTAGTTGTTAGGGTCAAAAGTATGAGGCATAAAACCTTATACCCGGTTGGTAAACGTTTACGTTCGTTTGTAAATATTTGTAAGTATTTGTAACTGAATAAGAGGTTACAATGTAACTACTTACGAGTTGTTAAAAATGTATTAAATCAGATTTAAAGTAAGGTCGTCCATAGTATTGGTTTTAAGTTTTATCGGTTTTAGTAAGGTTGCATAATTATTAAATTGCATAAGTAGGGGTTCATGGCGTTTGGGGATGGGGTAATCGTAATTATGTATGTTAGCTTGCTTCGTCCTCTTTAAAAAAGTGTTCATGCCTTAGCTTTATCAATAACACTTTAGCTTCTTCTACAGGTTTATTTTTTTTAAACAAGTCCTTAATCCAGGAATCTAGTAAAGTTTCATAATCTCTATTTTCAGCTACCCCTTTACAAAAAGGGATAAAGTCTAAATGTAGATGCCCTAGTAGTTCTAAGTAATATTTTGTTTCTTCATCCTCTTTCTTCATTTTAGAAATAGTGTTTTTAATTAATAAATTAAACTTTGGTAAGTTCATAGATAACCTTGTATAACTTTCTAATTCTTTCATCATTAATGCGTTTTCCATATTTTATAAATTTTTGAACTGTTCCTTTAGGAGCATCAATTTTTCTATCTAAAGCTTGTTTATTTATTAACTCATAATTAGTTAGTAGCCAAGATTCTATTTTCATTCTTTTAGTTTGTTTTGTCATCTACTAATTATTTACATAGGTATCTAAGTAATTAATGCTATAGAAAACTTTCTTAATTTTATACTTTTTTAACTTCCGGTTTAACCGTAAAATGTATATATTAGCATTATTAAAATATAATCTATTGTAGAAAATATTCTACGAATATATGAAATTGTAGAAAATATTCAAAATTTATGGGGAAAATAGTTCAAAGGTTAAAAAAGTATGTTGATCATTTGAAGATATCTACTAGGCAAATTGAGACAAGTATTGGTGTATCTAACGGAACCTTAGCAAAACCATTTTTAAATGGTAAAGCAATAACTACAGATACATTAGAAAAATTTGTTGCGAAATTCCCTGATCTAAATCCTGTATGGTTGATAACAGGAGAAGGAAATATGATAATTAATAAAAATCCAAATATTGAACTAAAAGAAACTTTTACTAATGAATTTAGCGACGGTCAGAAAGAATATCTTAAACAACTAGTGGAAGAATTATTAATAAAATCGAATACTCACTACAAACAGGATTTATTAGATACTAAGAGAATTTTGGAATTAGAAGATATGGTAGAAAAATTGAAGCAAAAGGTAATAAATATTAACGGTTAATGTTTTCCTCTCTTAAATATATTTTTAAGGTAAGATTCAAAACTAT from Aquimarina sp. ERC-38 includes these protein-coding regions:
- a CDS encoding T9SS type A sorting domain-containing protein; translation: MKTTKFLGVLFIIAFNLQFLTAQNAKSRCLANAEAICNLGSSISLIDRKQYDILVDELSSCSLNNAVTLYAQSLLILNTSHLNGLSGERRERGYRYLKKAAALGYEKADIRLAISYMTNTYLNKFPFQDGGIKAQEIFQKYPNNSIAQYGLGYIALKNLGQREITGYPTAKKYFLQSGLPMANYWLGIMQYFGYGFTPDKALGLDMIKKSGVAHAQEVYDFLKKRNPSTIDTKLTDRNTYDDIIAYEDRLFNRDITSVEFLNKRMTGEVMERTYDNKYELRRSRITIRIESDMIQNPDGSYNVEISTGYLSLKNHKTRGKLNGNIISINQDAGPVSISFRDADEWNPFVKNNFYGMTDFRIMNIPKTSPWGTTRYVIESMRTYDSRNAEKGVRLMLFTSILPDISFGLGAKNALNTANNFAKVHPNPFTNSFSVSYNLDTSSKVRIEIFDLMGNKVIGDAKEVEKQKGLNTATFNSSKLLKGNHIIRFTINGEVFTQTITKI